From the genome of Vibrio gangliei, one region includes:
- a CDS encoding helix-turn-helix domain-containing protein, whose translation MKLNVNDFFSNTERAITTELRTPQDNFPEHSHDFQELIIVSQGSGTHVINDIPDSLEQNHVCFISPQDRHLFENVDNLYLSNILFRKDALSLPAGLNDYLPQGYSDHKGWHISNQAMQKVSHLIQTLDTEVHQPQRDSEWMAQALFQQLIVELHRGKLAPLEHASMDDKTLQVLDWIKANYHQEFTIGEVADQFQLSSRTLSRKIKQITHQSFNNYLHQVRINQAMQLLQYSDLSVTDIAFKVGYSDSNYFSTKFKKLMNKSPSEFR comes from the coding sequence ATGAAACTGAACGTCAACGATTTCTTTTCCAACACAGAAAGAGCCATTACGACGGAATTGCGCACGCCGCAAGATAACTTTCCTGAACATAGTCATGATTTCCAAGAGTTGATCATCGTCTCACAAGGCAGCGGCACTCATGTTATCAATGATATTCCTGACAGCTTAGAGCAAAACCACGTCTGCTTTATCAGCCCACAAGATCGTCATTTATTCGAAAATGTCGATAATTTATATCTAAGCAACATCTTGTTTCGTAAAGACGCGCTTAGTTTGCCAGCAGGACTCAATGATTATTTGCCGCAAGGGTATTCCGACCATAAAGGTTGGCATATTAGTAATCAAGCGATGCAGAAGGTGAGTCACTTAATCCAAACGCTTGATACCGAAGTGCATCAACCACAACGTGATTCTGAATGGATGGCACAAGCCCTGTTTCAACAATTAATTGTCGAGTTACACCGAGGCAAATTGGCCCCGCTAGAACACGCCTCAATGGATGATAAAACGCTACAAGTTTTAGATTGGATCAAAGCCAATTATCACCAAGAGTTCACCATTGGTGAAGTCGCGGATCAGTTCCAGCTTTCATCACGCACCTTGAGCAGAAAGATCAAGCAAATCACCCACCAATCGTTTAATAACTACTTACACCAAGTACGCATTAACCAGGCAATGCAACTGCTGCAATATTCTGATTTATCGGTCACGGATATCGCCTTTAAGGTCGGCTATTCCGATAGTAACTACTTCAGTACTAAGTTCAAAAAGCTCATGAATAAATCACCATCAGAATTCCGATAG
- the rhaD gene encoding rhamnulose-1-phosphate aldolase, translating into MTQIFLNEAVKREIDKVSEAAQYLWQREWAERNGGNISVDVTEIFGELPPSLDSFPHCKLSMVGDDQFPKESAGHIFFVKGTGERIRELDQPQLAGCILRIDDDAQGYHILWGGRDLPDYAPTSEFISHVEIIMQKQQAGSADRCVVHTHPIELIALSHHPKYAHDEELYTHVCWQMIPEVRAFVPRGIGIVPYCMPGSKTMADGTKEKLAKHDVAIWEKHGAVATGVDALTAFDFIDVANKGAKLFLMCLASGYEPEGVSKQAMHELKETFGL; encoded by the coding sequence ATGACTCAAATCTTTTTAAATGAAGCAGTAAAACGAGAAATCGATAAAGTTTCAGAAGCCGCGCAATACCTTTGGCAACGTGAATGGGCAGAACGCAACGGCGGTAATATTTCTGTCGATGTCACAGAGATCTTTGGCGAATTACCTCCTAGCTTAGACAGTTTTCCACACTGCAAATTATCTATGGTTGGGGATGACCAATTTCCCAAAGAAAGTGCAGGCCACATTTTCTTTGTAAAAGGCACTGGCGAGCGTATTCGCGAACTCGATCAACCTCAATTAGCCGGCTGTATTTTACGTATCGATGACGATGCGCAGGGCTATCACATTTTATGGGGCGGTCGCGATTTGCCTGATTACGCGCCGACGAGTGAGTTCATCTCACACGTTGAGATCATTATGCAAAAACAGCAAGCGGGCTCCGCTGATCGCTGCGTGGTTCATACCCACCCAATTGAGCTGATTGCCCTATCGCACCATCCTAAATACGCCCATGATGAAGAGCTGTACACTCATGTCTGCTGGCAGATGATCCCAGAAGTGCGCGCATTCGTACCACGCGGTATTGGCATCGTGCCGTATTGCATGCCTGGCAGTAAAACCATGGCGGATGGCACCAAAGAAAAACTGGCTAAACACGATGTAGCGATCTGGGAAAAACACGGTGCGGTTGCGACAGGTGTCGATGCGCTGACGGCGTTTGATTTCATTGATGTCGCCAACAAGGGCGCAAAACTGTTCCTAATGTGCCTTGCCAGTGGCTATGAACCTGAAGGGGTCAGCAAACAAGCCATGCACGAATTAAAGGAAACCTTTGGGCTATAA
- the rhaM gene encoding L-rhamnose mutarotase, translating into MIRKASVMTLKPGCEAEYQKRHDELWPEMEHMLKTHGAHNYSIFLHPDTLQLFAYVEIESEALWQQTAQTEVCQRWWAYMTDIMATNPDNSPIATELYPAFYLA; encoded by the coding sequence ATGATACGCAAAGCATCGGTGATGACGTTAAAACCAGGCTGTGAGGCCGAGTACCAAAAACGTCATGATGAGTTGTGGCCAGAAATGGAACACATGCTCAAAACCCATGGCGCACATAATTACTCGATATTTCTGCACCCAGACACGTTACAGCTGTTTGCGTATGTCGAAATTGAATCGGAAGCACTTTGGCAGCAAACCGCTCAGACGGAAGTATGCCAACGTTGGTGGGCGTATATGACCGATATCATGGCCACCAATCCGGATAACTCCCCCATCGCCACCGAGTTATATCCGGCCTTTTATTTAGCATAA
- a CDS encoding L-rhamnose isomerase, which translates to MNKTDIETAYNIAKRQFAELGIDTDKAIAKVNDIPISIHCWQGDDVRGFENPDQELSGGIQATGNYVGRARSAQDLRQDLDKAFSLIPGAKRLNLHAIYLESDTPVDRDKIEPKHFANWVEWAKKEQVGLDFNPSCFSHPKSDDGFTLSHHDDEIRQFWIDHCKASRKISEYFGKELGTPSVMNIWVPDGMKDMPADRLAPRKRLMESLDEIISEKIDTQYHKDAVESKLFGIGAEAYTVGSNEFYMGYATSRGILLCLDAGHFHPTEVISDKISACSLYVDEFILHVTRPMRWDSDHIVSFDTETQEIAKEIVRHGLFDRVNVGLDFFDASINRIAAWVIGTRNMRKALLKAVLEPSDKLKALEVAGDYTTRLALMEESHSNAWAAVWDYYCLQAGVPVGADWLQDVKHYEEAVLLQR; encoded by the coding sequence ATGAACAAAACTGATATTGAAACCGCATACAACATCGCCAAACGACAATTTGCTGAACTTGGCATAGATACGGATAAAGCCATTGCTAAAGTCAATGACATCCCAATCTCGATTCATTGCTGGCAAGGCGACGATGTACGTGGTTTTGAAAACCCAGATCAAGAATTAAGTGGCGGCATTCAGGCCACCGGTAACTATGTTGGCCGTGCTCGTTCTGCGCAAGATTTACGTCAAGACCTCGACAAAGCGTTCTCATTAATTCCTGGGGCTAAGCGCTTAAACCTACACGCGATTTATTTAGAATCCGACACGCCGGTTGATCGTGACAAAATTGAACCAAAACACTTTGCAAATTGGGTGGAATGGGCGAAAAAAGAACAAGTAGGCTTAGACTTCAACCCCTCTTGTTTCTCACATCCGAAAAGCGATGATGGCTTCACTTTGTCGCACCACGATGATGAAATCCGTCAATTCTGGATCGATCACTGTAAAGCCAGTCGTAAAATTTCTGAATACTTCGGGAAAGAGTTAGGCACGCCTTCAGTGATGAATATCTGGGTTCCTGACGGCATGAAAGATATGCCTGCAGACCGCCTTGCTCCTCGTAAGCGTTTGATGGAATCTCTAGACGAAATCATCTCTGAAAAGATCGACACTCAATACCACAAAGACGCAGTAGAAAGTAAGTTGTTCGGCATTGGCGCAGAAGCCTACACCGTCGGTAGCAACGAATTCTATATGGGCTACGCCACCAGCCGCGGGATCCTACTTTGCTTAGATGCGGGTCACTTCCACCCAACCGAAGTGATTTCCGACAAAATTAGTGCCTGTTCTTTGTATGTCGATGAATTCATTTTGCACGTCACCCGCCCAATGCGCTGGGACAGTGATCATATCGTATCGTTTGATACTGAAACGCAAGAAATCGCCAAAGAAATTGTTCGTCATGGCTTATTTGATCGCGTCAACGTTGGCCTTGATTTCTTCGATGCCTCTATCAACCGCATCGCGGCGTGGGTGATCGGTACTCGTAACATGCGTAAAGCACTTCTAAAAGCGGTACTTGAGCCATCCGACAAACTTAAAGCCCTTGAGGTTGCTGGCGACTACACCACGCGCCTAGCACTAATGGAAGAGTCTCACTCTAACGCATGGGCGGCGGTTTGGGATTACTACTGCCTACAAGCGGGCGTACCTGTCGGAGCAGATTGGCTGCAAGATGTGAAACATTACGAAGAAGCCGTTTTATTACAACGCTAA
- the rhaB gene encoding rhamnulokinase, translating to MSKNIIAVDLGASSGRVILAKVASQKIELSEIHRFANQLISRNGHDCWDLDALLAHIKQGIDKVLQQGIKPDSIGIDTWGVDFVLLDKNRKPLGDFVAYRDKRTQGVMETFFAEQMSKQDVYAETGIQFLSFNTLYQLRAIKQSNPAWFKDVERLLFIPDYLNYRLTGVQNCEYSNASTSQLLNCESKSWSKKLLNAIDIPSHWLLEPQLPNHVIGHYETKEVQIPVVSVASHDTASAVVGAPLQNENTAFLSSGTWSLMGIERLEPIINAHTTELELTHEGGAEGRFRILKNIMGMWLVQRLQNEFSQFSFPQLVDMAKLVTPFRSLINPDDQRFLNPSSMRAEIQNYCRETSQPIPETIAELSRCVYDSLALKYRKVFQDLQSISRVELDSIHIIGGGANNKFLNQLCADVCHTPVQANPTEASSLGNIVCQLVALNAINNITEGRELIRQSFPIDSYTPQPIAHLQQAVDTFTQLLTLTARK from the coding sequence ATGTCTAAAAACATAATTGCTGTCGATCTAGGCGCTTCTAGTGGCCGAGTGATTTTGGCCAAAGTGGCCTCGCAAAAGATCGAATTATCTGAAATTCATCGCTTTGCCAATCAGCTCATTTCTCGTAATGGGCATGATTGCTGGGATCTAGACGCGTTACTGGCGCACATCAAGCAAGGCATCGATAAAGTTTTACAGCAAGGCATCAAGCCTGATTCTATCGGTATTGATACTTGGGGCGTTGATTTTGTACTACTAGATAAAAACAGAAAACCACTCGGTGATTTCGTGGCTTACCGTGATAAGCGCACTCAAGGTGTGATGGAAACCTTTTTCGCTGAGCAGATGTCAAAGCAAGACGTGTATGCTGAAACTGGCATCCAGTTTTTATCGTTCAACACCTTGTACCAACTCCGTGCAATCAAACAAAGCAATCCAGCTTGGTTCAAGGATGTCGAACGTTTGTTGTTTATTCCTGATTACCTTAACTACCGCTTAACAGGCGTGCAAAACTGCGAATACAGTAACGCTTCCACCAGCCAATTACTCAATTGCGAAAGCAAAAGCTGGAGCAAGAAACTGCTCAATGCGATTGATATTCCAAGCCATTGGCTGCTCGAACCCCAATTACCCAACCATGTGATTGGCCATTACGAGACAAAAGAAGTGCAAATTCCTGTGGTTTCAGTGGCGAGCCACGATACGGCATCAGCGGTAGTCGGCGCGCCTTTGCAAAATGAGAACACGGCGTTTTTAAGCTCTGGCACTTGGTCTTTAATGGGCATTGAGCGTCTTGAACCTATCATCAATGCACACACCACAGAATTAGAACTAACCCATGAAGGTGGCGCAGAAGGTCGCTTCCGCATCTTAAAAAACATCATGGGCATGTGGTTAGTCCAACGCCTGCAAAATGAATTTTCACAGTTTAGCTTTCCACAACTGGTGGATATGGCCAAATTAGTGACCCCATTTCGTTCGTTGATTAATCCTGACGATCAGCGATTCCTCAATCCAAGTTCAATGCGCGCTGAAATCCAAAACTACTGCCGCGAAACCTCTCAGCCAATTCCTGAAACTATTGCTGAGCTTTCGCGCTGTGTTTACGACAGCCTAGCCTTGAAATACCGCAAAGTATTCCAAGATTTGCAAAGCATCAGCCGTGTTGAACTTGACTCTATCCACATTATTGGCGGTGGTGCCAATAACAAATTCTTAAACCAATTATGCGCCGATGTTTGCCACACTCCGGTTCAAGCAAACCCAACTGAAGCCTCTTCACTTGGCAATATCGTGTGTCAATTGGTGGCCTTAAACGCCATCAACAACATCACTGAAGGTCGTGAACTTATTCGCCAATCCTTCCCTATCGACAGCTATACGCCACAGCCGATAGCGCACTTACAACAAGCTGTAGACACGTTTACTCAGCTACTCACTCTTACTGCAAGAAAATAA
- the garR gene encoding 2-hydroxy-3-oxopropionate reductase, translating to MMKIGFIGLGIMGKPMSKNLIKDGYSLIVLDRGKDDIKELVEAGAETATSPKEIAQRSNVVITMLPNSPHVQEVVLGDNGLIEGAKEGLVLIDMSSIAPLASQEISKALANKGVKMLDAPVSGGEPKAINGTLSVMVGGDKATFEQYYDVMKAMADSVVHTGDIGAGNVTKLANQVIVALNIAAMSEALALATKAGVEPELVYQAIRGGLAGSTVLDAKAPMILDRNFEPGFRIDLHIKDLANALDTSHGIGAQLPLTTQVMEMMQALKADNLETKDHCALALHYENLTKVTIQR from the coding sequence ATGATGAAAATTGGATTTATCGGTTTAGGTATCATGGGTAAGCCGATGAGCAAAAACCTAATAAAAGATGGCTATTCATTAATCGTTCTTGACCGCGGTAAAGATGATATAAAAGAGCTCGTTGAAGCTGGAGCAGAAACAGCAACCTCACCGAAAGAAATCGCTCAACGTAGTAATGTCGTTATTACGATGTTACCTAACTCCCCTCACGTCCAAGAAGTCGTATTAGGTGATAATGGCTTAATCGAAGGCGCAAAGGAAGGCCTTGTCCTTATTGATATGAGCTCTATTGCCCCATTAGCAAGCCAGGAAATCAGCAAAGCACTAGCGAACAAAGGCGTTAAAATGCTTGATGCACCGGTCAGTGGTGGTGAACCTAAAGCTATTAATGGCACACTCTCTGTTATGGTTGGTGGAGACAAAGCGACTTTTGAGCAATATTATGATGTCATGAAAGCCATGGCAGATTCTGTTGTCCATACTGGTGACATTGGCGCTGGGAATGTCACCAAATTGGCGAACCAAGTTATTGTTGCTTTAAATATCGCTGCCATGTCAGAGGCTCTGGCCCTTGCAACAAAAGCAGGAGTGGAGCCTGAACTTGTCTATCAAGCTATTCGAGGGGGGCTCGCGGGCAGTACCGTTTTAGACGCAAAAGCCCCCATGATCCTCGACCGTAATTTTGAACCTGGATTTCGTATTGATTTACACATCAAAGATCTCGCTAACGCATTAGATACATCACATGGTATAGGCGCTCAACTGCCACTGACCACACAAGTTATGGAAATGATGCAAGCACTCAAAGCCGATAACCTTGAAACAAAAGATCATTGTGCCCTTGCATTGCATTACGAAAACTTAACTAAAGTAACCATACAGCGTTAA
- the garL gene encoding 2-dehydro-3-deoxyglucarate aldolase — MNENSYPNRFKQSLKNKEKQIGCWSALASPITTEILGLAGFDFILLDGEHAPNDIQTFIPQLMALKDSQSIPVVRPPVNDPIVMKRLLDIGFYNFIIPFVETKEEAELAVSSTRYPPEGTRGVSVGHRSNGYGTINDYFQNINQNISVIVQIESQKTLDNLEAILSLEGIDGVFVGPSDLAAALGHLGNPNHPEVQEAIKSVFNQAKEANKSVGILAPIQADAERYLEWGANVVAVGSDLGVFKNATQQLCQHFLNK; from the coding sequence ATGAATGAAAATAGCTACCCAAATCGCTTTAAACAATCGCTGAAGAACAAAGAAAAACAAATTGGCTGCTGGAGTGCTTTAGCCAGCCCAATAACAACAGAAATATTAGGCCTAGCAGGGTTTGATTTTATCTTATTAGACGGGGAACACGCTCCAAATGACATACAAACATTCATCCCACAACTCATGGCACTAAAAGATAGTCAGAGCATTCCTGTGGTACGACCGCCGGTGAATGATCCTATTGTCATGAAGCGCTTACTCGATATTGGATTTTATAACTTTATTATTCCGTTTGTAGAAACCAAAGAAGAGGCAGAGTTGGCTGTTTCTTCAACTCGTTATCCACCCGAAGGTACACGAGGTGTATCGGTTGGACACAGAAGTAATGGATACGGGACCATTAACGACTACTTCCAGAATATTAATCAAAATATCAGTGTTATTGTCCAAATTGAAAGTCAAAAGACATTAGATAATTTAGAAGCCATTTTATCGTTAGAAGGTATTGATGGTGTCTTTGTCGGCCCCAGTGATCTCGCTGCCGCTTTAGGCCATTTAGGTAACCCGAATCATCCTGAAGTTCAAGAGGCTATCAAATCAGTTTTTAATCAAGCGAAAGAGGCCAATAAATCAGTAGGAATTTTAGCACCAATTCAAGCAGATGCTGAACGCTACCTAGAGTGGGGAGCCAATGTCGTTGCCGTCGGTAGTGATTTGGGCGTATTTAAAAATGCAACTCAGCAGTTGTGCCAACACTTTTTAAATAAGTAA
- a CDS encoding tripartite tricarboxylate transporter permease, with protein sequence MDAYLSSLLLCLEPLNLMLILITAVVGLIFGAIPGLSAAIGISLLLPMTIGMDTTQAFCMLLSMYISGVSGSFIGATLIGIPGSSSSIATTFDAYPMTKNGQATRALTIGILASFFGTIASIIIATFLSPIIADLALQLGPWEYASLCFCAITLVAALSQGSMFKCLLATSIGLLIGCIGMDKVSGVTRYTFGTHELDGGISVIAITLGIFACRQISMNFAKGDQELPEVKDGNFKGLGISIVDITRHIGAIIRSFFIGLWVGFLPGMGSGVSNMIAYAHVKSSNKHPEKFGKGYPAGIWASEVSNNASIGGAIIPMIALGIPGDSITAMLLIGLMIHGLQPGPLMLTSNPDISYLIFAGILVCCLIVLTMQLLTKRWFPLLLKIPYHYLYGTILIVAFIGAYGTANSMFSIYVMLGCCLLGVVMEIAKLPTSPFILAFILSKSLEEYFRKGVSYADGDYSMFLTRPISLMFISIAVISILWPLIKKYRANKKQQTAGLNL encoded by the coding sequence ATGGACGCATATCTCTCTAGTTTATTGCTCTGCTTAGAGCCTTTAAATTTGATGCTCATCCTAATTACAGCTGTGGTAGGTTTAATATTTGGTGCAATCCCCGGGCTAAGCGCGGCAATCGGCATCTCTCTATTATTACCAATGACAATAGGGATGGATACCACCCAAGCATTTTGTATGCTGTTATCTATGTATATAAGCGGTGTATCCGGCTCTTTCATTGGTGCGACTTTGATTGGGATCCCAGGAAGTTCATCATCGATAGCCACAACATTTGATGCATATCCAATGACAAAAAATGGACAGGCAACTCGCGCACTAACGATTGGTATTTTAGCCTCATTTTTTGGGACGATTGCCTCTATTATCATTGCAACTTTTCTTAGCCCTATTATTGCAGACCTTGCATTACAACTAGGCCCATGGGAATACGCAAGTTTATGTTTTTGTGCAATAACACTAGTAGCAGCCCTATCCCAAGGCAGCATGTTTAAATGCTTGTTGGCAACATCCATTGGCTTGCTGATCGGATGTATTGGTATGGATAAAGTTTCAGGAGTCACACGTTATACCTTTGGTACTCACGAATTAGATGGTGGCATCAGTGTCATTGCCATCACACTAGGTATTTTTGCTTGTCGACAAATTTCCATGAACTTTGCAAAAGGCGACCAAGAATTACCAGAAGTCAAAGATGGTAACTTTAAAGGTCTTGGCATATCGATTGTTGACATTACACGCCATATTGGTGCCATCATCCGCTCATTCTTTATTGGCTTATGGGTCGGTTTTTTACCTGGGATGGGCTCTGGCGTATCAAACATGATTGCTTATGCACATGTGAAATCAAGTAATAAACATCCTGAAAAGTTTGGTAAAGGGTACCCAGCTGGTATTTGGGCATCAGAAGTGTCTAATAATGCATCAATTGGTGGTGCAATTATTCCAATGATTGCATTAGGGATCCCTGGTGACAGTATTACCGCCATGCTCTTAATCGGCTTAATGATCCATGGCTTGCAGCCGGGCCCTCTCATGCTGACGTCTAACCCAGACATCTCTTATTTAATTTTTGCAGGCATTCTAGTTTGTTGCTTAATCGTTTTAACCATGCAGTTATTAACAAAACGTTGGTTCCCTTTATTACTCAAAATTCCGTATCACTATTTATATGGCACTATTTTGATAGTTGCATTCATCGGGGCATACGGTACAGCTAATAGCATGTTTAGCATCTATGTCATGCTCGGTTGCTGCTTATTAGGTGTAGTGATGGAAATAGCCAAGCTCCCAACGAGCCCATTTATTCTCGCATTCATTTTAAGTAAGAGCCTAGAAGAATACTTTAGAAAAGGGGTGAGCTATGCCGATGGCGATTATTCAATGTTCTTAACACGCCCAATTTCATTGATGTTCATTTCTATTGCTGTCATTAGCATCTTATGGCCATTAATAAAAAAATATCGCGCTAATAAAAAGCAACAAACGGCCGGTTTAAACCTATAG
- a CDS encoding tripartite tricarboxylate transporter TctB family protein, whose amino-acid sequence MILKNDQIISLLFLVLAIVFLIFVNDIEIPKNLTEPGPRIMPVISITLMIICCIGVFFESIKNKNQSEKPFLSRDGWRRLFFMSALLITYSLGLMYFGFLITTPFMAFALINMFSGDKKISILIGVVASMIITSSIYVLFSVGFNVMLPPGILFE is encoded by the coding sequence ATGATATTAAAAAATGACCAAATTATCAGTCTACTTTTTCTTGTTTTGGCAATTGTATTCCTAATTTTTGTTAATGATATAGAGATACCTAAAAACCTGACTGAACCCGGACCAAGAATTATGCCTGTTATATCGATAACATTAATGATTATTTGTTGTATAGGCGTATTTTTTGAATCAATAAAGAATAAAAATCAAAGCGAAAAGCCATTTTTGTCAAGAGATGGGTGGAGGAGATTATTTTTCATGTCGGCTCTATTAATCACTTATTCTCTTGGGCTTATGTACTTTGGATTTTTAATTACCACACCATTTATGGCTTTTGCTTTAATAAACATGTTCAGTGGTGATAAAAAAATATCAATATTAATAGGAGTAGTTGCATCAATGATCATAACCTCATCGATCTATGTCCTATTTTCCGTAGGCTTTAATGTCATGTTGCCACCAGGCATATTATTCGAATAA
- a CDS encoding tripartite tricarboxylate transporter substrate-binding protein, translated as MKNKAILGAALLLTLFSTTGCFDNKSETQVETSKNTPQVQQDTSLAWTDNTVTLYIPGKPGGGSDLTTRFLSNGWSDKTGMNFAAKNFNSTVASFTQLANKKPNGLTLSETHSALFTQYVTGSSDVDPLKDITLIAHMGNNGLRAIAVRTDAPYNTFAELVEYMKANPNTVKAGISPNGTTQFLLGTLEHNLGIKFKYVEASQETDRLTSLAGGFIDLGTVSLANGEEYEQAGKLKILGTVGANGAVIDDFMPTAPENYKTLQEMGYEKSYAVTNYYVIGPKGMDSALVEKINMSLKDLANKDNPYYIGMKGMGQMAQWHSVEESMANFKDEYESKAAVAKSLGIYREE; from the coding sequence ATGAAGAACAAAGCTATTTTAGGAGCTGCACTATTACTGACTTTATTCTCCACAACAGGATGTTTTGATAATAAATCAGAAACTCAAGTAGAAACATCAAAAAACACCCCACAAGTGCAGCAAGATACCTCTCTAGCTTGGACTGATAATACTGTAACCTTATATATTCCAGGAAAGCCGGGAGGTGGTTCTGATCTTACGACTCGATTTTTATCAAATGGCTGGTCAGACAAAACGGGAATGAATTTCGCAGCTAAAAACTTTAATAGCACGGTTGCCAGTTTTACACAGCTAGCAAATAAAAAGCCAAATGGCTTAACATTAAGTGAAACCCATTCTGCACTCTTTACTCAATATGTCACTGGCTCGTCTGATGTTGACCCACTTAAAGATATAACACTTATTGCCCATATGGGAAACAATGGCTTACGAGCAATAGCAGTACGCACCGATGCGCCCTACAACACTTTTGCTGAGCTTGTCGAATATATGAAAGCAAACCCCAATACGGTCAAAGCGGGTATTTCACCTAATGGAACTACTCAGTTTTTATTAGGCACACTTGAGCATAATTTAGGCATAAAGTTCAAATATGTAGAAGCCTCTCAAGAGACAGACCGCTTAACGAGTCTTGCTGGCGGGTTTATTGATTTAGGAACAGTATCTCTCGCAAATGGTGAAGAATATGAACAAGCTGGAAAATTAAAGATCTTAGGCACCGTTGGTGCAAATGGCGCCGTGATCGATGATTTCATGCCTACTGCTCCTGAAAACTATAAAACTCTGCAAGAGATGGGTTATGAAAAATCTTATGCCGTAACCAACTATTACGTCATAGGGCCAAAAGGCATGGACTCTGCATTGGTTGAGAAAATCAATATGTCACTAAAAGACTTAGCCAATAAAGACAACCCTTATTACATCGGAATGAAAGGTATGGGGCAAATGGCTCAATGGCATTCAGTAGAAGAATCAATGGCTAATTTCAAAGATGAATATGAAAGTAAAGCTGCCGTAGCAAAATCTTTAGGTATATACAGAGAAGAGTAA
- a CDS encoding enolase C-terminal domain-like protein yields MFRYNFDEKLSFRKAIYYEFDPIKLPKTFQDGTGGLGQFAPERGCIELHDSEGFVAHYLAIDKTFIHTILPLILTGESRSFNEWRNFLYWKVRNSGSQSEKAVCLGKMDTLMLDLLAQRKNMPLHRFLGAEKDWAKAYKGGGSILLDDSELVDDMQRYVSEGYTTVKFKVGSDNMERDLQRIDKVRTALGSDIEIAVDANQKWDVQTAVQFAELTESFNLAWLEEPIHANDMNGIKELKERGVKVPLAFGESMRINYEFEIYAEKGVDVLQPSVGRMTRIDDLIAIRNLSREKNLRFMSGGRVYLCALFGTLFNEDELIEFHEPISQPVCEYALNIPEERNGRFYLPTNIPGNAQRLNIEKLERDGLLKLKQYFYNN; encoded by the coding sequence ATGTTTCGCTACAATTTCGATGAAAAATTGAGTTTTAGAAAAGCGATATATTATGAGTTTGATCCCATTAAGCTCCCCAAAACTTTTCAAGATGGTACCGGTGGGCTTGGGCAATTCGCTCCTGAAAGAGGATGTATCGAACTGCATGATTCAGAAGGATTCGTTGCCCACTATTTAGCAATAGATAAAACCTTTATCCACACTATTTTACCTTTGATCTTAACGGGAGAATCTCGTTCATTTAATGAATGGAGAAACTTTTTATATTGGAAGGTAAGAAATAGTGGCAGCCAAAGTGAAAAAGCAGTTTGTTTAGGAAAAATGGATACTCTGATGCTGGATCTCCTAGCACAACGCAAAAATATGCCACTACACCGCTTCCTCGGTGCAGAGAAGGATTGGGCTAAGGCTTATAAAGGTGGGGGATCCATTTTACTTGACGATTCGGAGCTTGTTGATGACATGCAACGCTACGTCAGTGAGGGATATACCACTGTTAAATTCAAAGTCGGTAGTGACAACATGGAGCGAGATTTACAACGTATTGATAAAGTTCGAACCGCACTTGGGTCAGATATCGAAATTGCAGTAGATGCCAACCAAAAATGGGATGTGCAAACCGCAGTTCAATTCGCAGAGCTGACAGAATCTTTTAATCTAGCTTGGTTAGAAGAACCGATCCACGCAAATGATATGAATGGTATCAAAGAGTTAAAAGAAAGAGGGGTCAAAGTTCCTCTAGCGTTTGGCGAATCGATGCGTATTAATTACGAATTTGAAATATATGCCGAGAAAGGGGTTGATGTTTTACAGCCGTCGGTTGGTCGCATGACAAGAATAGATGATTTAATTGCTATTAGAAATTTATCCCGTGAAAAAAATCTGCGATTCATGTCGGGAGGACGTGTTTATCTATGCGCCTTATTTGGCACATTATTTAATGAAGATGAATTAATTGAATTTCATGAACCTATTAGCCAACCGGTTTGTGAATATGCACTCAATATTCCTGAAGAACGAAATGGGAGATTTTATTTACCTACCAATATTCCAGGCAATGCTCAGAGATTAAATATAGAAAAGCTAGAAAGAGATGGCCTACTTAAATTAAAACAATATTTTTATAACAACTAA